The following is a genomic window from Methanobrevibacter sp..
CAAATGTTGCAAGATAAGCTAATGTTCCTATGTTTGGAATAACTCCATATACAACACATTCCCTAAAGCAGGATATTGCTGCATAAACTGGGTTTAAAGAGAAAATGATTTGAACTTTTGCAGGAACTATTTCCATCGGATAGAATAATGCGGATGCATACATCAATAACAACATAAATACATTATATAAATAACCGATATCTGAAAAGTATGTGTTGCACACAGCTAAGATTAATCCGACTCCAAATATTAATAAGATTAATAATATTATTGGTATTATAGCGAATAATGATGTTAGGTGGAAATGGGCGCCTGTGATTAACATTACTCCGAATAAAATTACGAATGTAATTAAAAAATTTATGAATTCATAGCAAATTGCACTAACAGAAAACATGTATTTTGGAACATAAATCTTTTTTAATAATACTGAATTTCTTCTAATAGAATTCATCGCACCTTTTGTGGCAGAATTATAAAAATCATAGATTATTCTACCTGATAAAAAGTAAACAGGATAATTTTCAATATCTTGGCCGAATAACATTGAAAAAATAGCTGTAAAAACTAACATTATTAAAAGTGGGTTGAAAAAACTCCAAAGTATACCTAATACTGAATCTTTATATTTTGAAGTTAAGTCTCTTTTAACGAGTTGTTTTAATAAAAATTTTTTTTCAGAGAATGTATCAAACATAAAATTACCAATATTTTTTCAATTATCTAAACTTTTGTTTAATTCAATTAATATATTTTTACTTATTTTCGTCTTCTTTCAAATTCGTTTAAGATTTCATCTAGTTCAATGCCTTTATAGACTAGTAATAACAATGTATGAAAAATTAAATCTACAGATTCATAAACAAGATTTTCATCATTTTTAGAAGCAATTAATACCTCTCCTGCTTCTTCAGCAACTTTCTCAAGTATCTTGTCTTCAGCTTTTTTGTCGCTGTCTTGCATTATATTGGATGTGTATGAATCGATTGGATTGTCTCTTCTAGATTCCAATACTTCATAAACCTCTCTAATGATTTTTTCATTAACCATTAATGGTCACCTTTTCCTTCTTGGTCTTGCATACTTTCAGTAAGTGCAATTAATGGATGTTTGTCGTCATCAATAATTTCAATATCGTTAAGATTATTGATCCCTGCTTTATCTGCAGTTTTTTCCATTCCTAATTTGATGTCTGCACCTAAATCTACAACATAGGAATCCACAGTTTCATATCCTCTTTGCATTGAAACTACTGCTCTGTGATGTCCATCAACTAAAATCCATCGATTTCCTGTTTTAACAACAATAGCTGGTTCGGCCAATCCCTTTTCTAATTCATATGCTCTTCCTTCAAGTTCATCAGCATATACTCTGTCTTGTGTAGGCCTTAGCTTGTTGGTTTCAACAGGCATGTGTTTTAAAGTGGTTTTGATGTCATATAATTGTTCCATTGTCTTTTTAAAGTATTCAACTTTGTTTGGAGTGGATCTTTCAATATGTGACCTTACCATATCTGTATTGGTAATAATGCCCACTAATGCACCAGCAGTGTCTACAACTGGCATTCTTGATATACCTCTTCGAAACATTACTCTTGAAGCATCATTAATTGATAAATCTTGATTAGCGACAACTAATTTGGTACTCATTATTCCTGAAACTGTATCTGCCCATTCTTTTGCAACAATATCGAATGCAGTAACCATTCCAACTAATTTACCATTTTCAACAACTGGATAACTGTTGTGGTGACTTTCTTTCATTAAATCTATAATTTTATCTGTTGCGGTATCTGGAGAAACACTAATTACATCTTTGGTCATATAGTCTTTTACAAAAGATTTTTTTGCCGCCATATTGTTTCTCCTTATTCAATATTTTCTTTTAAAAGTTTAACAGTTTCTGCAGGGTCAGCTTTTCCACGAGTTAATCTCATGACTTGTCCAACAAGGAAGTTTAAGGAAGCTTTTTGGCCAGCTAAATAATCATCAACAGCTTTTGGATTTTCATCAATAGCTTGTTTTACAGCAGCTAATACTTCATCATCTTTTACGACACCTAATAATCCCATTTCTTCAGCAATAGCTTTAGGAGATTTATCATTATTTGGCATTTGTTCAATAATCTTGTGTGCTGCTTTAGCGGTGATTTCTTTAGCATCAATCATTTTCAAGTATTCTACTAAATCGCTAACACTAATTCCACTATCTGCAAAGTCTAATTTGTTATATGATAATA
Proteins encoded in this region:
- a CDS encoding ABC transporter permease, with the protein product MFDTFSEKKFLLKQLVKRDLTSKYKDSVLGILWSFFNPLLIMLVFTAIFSMLFGQDIENYPVYFLSGRIIYDFYNSATKGAMNSIRRNSVLLKKIYVPKYMFSVSAICYEFINFLITFVILFGVMLITGAHFHLTSLFAIIPIILLILLIFGVGLILAVCNTYFSDIGYLYNVFMLLLMYASALFYPMEIVPAKVQIIFSLNPVYAAISCFRECVVYGVIPNIGTLAYLATFAVSTLLIGILLFDIYGKKLALEL
- a CDS encoding CBS domain-containing protein, yielding MAAKKSFVKDYMTKDVISVSPDTATDKIIDLMKESHHNSYPVVENGKLVGMVTAFDIVAKEWADTVSGIMSTKLVVANQDLSINDASRVMFRRGISRMPVVDTAGALVGIITNTDMVRSHIERSTPNKVEYFKKTMEQLYDIKTTLKHMPVETNKLRPTQDRVYADELEGRAYELEKGLAEPAIVVKTGNRWILVDGHHRAVVSMQRGYETVDSYVVDLGADIKLGMEKTADKAGINNLNDIEIIDDDKHPLIALTESMQDQEGKGDH
- the hisE gene encoding phosphoribosyl-ATP diphosphatase; its protein translation is MVNEKIIREVYEVLESRRDNPIDSYTSNIMQDSDKKAEDKILEKVAEEAGEVLIASKNDENLVYESVDLIFHTLLLLVYKGIELDEILNEFERRRK